In Daphnia magna isolate NIES linkage group LG7, ASM2063170v1.1, whole genome shotgun sequence, a single genomic region encodes these proteins:
- the LOC123474232 gene encoding uncharacterized protein LOC123474232 → MRLCIFLVLLFVTWVRGQQPPDYGSNVTMLSKENSGIRTKRTVTSPTAHPSPERVVVLTKQTEVVSYAIRKLLSWEVQWFYVMARKSTAEVVVYLVVGVAVTFIIILIPLVLLVKILVPPLPIFAGKEITDDDKPDFSLPYWMDQTESSAYELEKKHKCCFDKNGREKRSVRCFPVTDKYPWDDPCAEDYRNHDYKLH, encoded by the exons ATGCGTCTGtgcatttttcttgttttattgttCGTGACGTGGGTGCGTGGGCAACAACCGCCCGATTATGGCAGTAACGTGACAATGTTGTCTAAG GAAAATTCAGGAATTCGTACCAAGAGAACGGTGACTTCTCCAACGGCCCACCCCTCACCGGAGCGCGTAGTcgtgttaacaaaacaaacggaAGTGGTATCATACGCGATCCGTAAGCTTCTCAGCTGGGAAGTGCAATGGTTTTACGTCATGGCTCGAAAATCGACAGCTGAAGTGGTCGTTTACCTAGTCGTGGGCGTTGCAGTAaccttcatcatcatcttgatCCCGCTAGTGCTACTTGTCAAAATACTGGTTCCACCGTTGCCGATTTTCGCAGGAAAAGAAATTACCGATGACGATAAACCTGATTTCTCGCTTCCGTACTGGATGGATCAAACGGAATCTTCGGCGTACGAActagaaaagaaacacaaatgTTGTTTTGATAAGAACGGGCGGGAAAAAAGATCTGTCCGCTGCTTTCCTGTGACAGACAAATATCCCTGGGACGATCCTTGTGCGGAAGACTATCGTAATCACGACTATAAATTGCATTAA
- the LOC116926251 gene encoding ubiquitin-conjugating enzyme E2 S: MASVSFENLAPQVSRQICKELQHLISDPPEGIKVILNEEDISDIQAIIDGPAGTPYACGHFRVKLVLRKRLSFWPTKRFFLTKIFHPNVSQQGEICVNTLKKDWKPDLGIKHIFLTIKCLLIVPNPESALNEEAGKLLLEHYEDYFQRAKMMTEIHAKINQHQSSIDTHLNEDTNLAEGPTASKKAATDRTVLADKKKPIVKDKKRTLKRL; the protein is encoded by the exons aTGGCTTCA GTTTCGTTTGAAAACTTGGCCCCTCAAGTTAGTCGCCAAATTTGCAAAGAATTGCAACACCTAATTAGTGATCCACCTGAAGGCATTAAAGTTATTCTTAATGAAGAAGATATTTCTGATATTCAGGCCATTATTGATGGACCAG CTGGTACACCCTATGCATGTGGACATTTTAGAGTGAAATTAGTACTTAGGAAAAGACTTTCCTTCTGGCCCAccaaaaggttttttttaaccaAGATCTTCCACCCTAATGTCTCGCAACAAGGTGAAATTTGTGTCAACACCTTAAAAAAGGATTGGAAACCCGATTTGGGTATCAAACACATATTTTTG ACTATTAAATGTTTGCTGATTGTCCCAAACCCAGAGTCAGCTTTAAATGAAGAAGCTGGCAAGCTCCTCTTGGAGCATTATGAAGATTACTTTCAAAGAGCAAAAATGATGACAGAAATTCATGCCAAAATTAATCAACATCAG TCAAGCATTGATACACATTTGAACGAAGACACGAACCTAGCGGAAGGGCCGACAGCATCAAAGAAAGCAGCTACTGATCGCACAGTTTTAGCGGATAAAAAGAAACCCATCGTCAAGGACAAAAAGAGAACGTTGAAAAGGTTATGA
- the LOC116926254 gene encoding ADP-ribosylation factor-like protein 6-interacting protein 1 isoform X2 has protein sequence MPDILLVSDQEKRIKSLKRRIETWRVFLVALYPVLIWTEPWYPAPIIGTISTIFILYWYWDPPIITSISLFFMLASLIDYIVPRITMSISHPQHWTAAKEKQFEIICESLVKTQDNICKQIAYLMDLKEKRPKMYFLSLFSFCTLLAWIGYTVNNRIICLTLVTLIALYPGVKHNGVSKKILSVFLNRITDGIRSYTEKNSVKSN, from the exons ATGCCTGATATCCTTTTGGTATCAGACCAG GAAAAGAGGATAAAATCTCTGAAACGCCGAATAGAAACCTGGCGTGTATTTCTCGTTGCACTATATCCAGTTTTAATATGGACAGAACCTTGGTATCCTGCCCCAATTATTGGAACTATTAGCACCATATTTAT ATTGTACTGGTACTGGGACCCACCAATCATCACCagcatttctttattttttatgctaGCAAGTTTGATTGACTATATTGTTCCCAGAATCACTATGTCAATCTCTCATCCACAGCATTGGACGGCAGCCAAAG aaaaacagtttgaAATAATATGTGAATCTCTAGTTAAAACACAAGACAACATCTGCAAACAGATAGCATACTTAATGGATCTCAAAGAAAAACGGCCTAAAATG TACTTCCTGTctctgttttcattttgtacTCTTTTAGCTTGGATAGGCTATACTGTGAACAACCGGATTATATGTCTTACCCTAG taaCACTCATTGCATTGTACCCTGGTGTCAAACACAATGGAGTatcaaaaaaaattctttcggTATTTTTGAACCGAATCACAGACGGAATACGATCGTACACAGAAAAGAATTCTGTCAAAAGTAACTGA
- the LOC116926254 gene encoding ADP-ribosylation factor-like protein 6-interacting protein 1 isoform X1, with protein sequence MKMLAIFGDVQIQEKRIKSLKRRIETWRVFLVALYPVLIWTEPWYPAPIIGTISTIFILYWYWDPPIITSISLFFMLASLIDYIVPRITMSISHPQHWTAAKEKQFEIICESLVKTQDNICKQIAYLMDLKEKRPKMYFLSLFSFCTLLAWIGYTVNNRIICLTLVTLIALYPGVKHNGVSKKILSVFLNRITDGIRSYTEKNSVKSN encoded by the exons ATGAAAATGTTGGCTATATTTGGTGATGTCCAAATCCAGGAAAAGAGGATAAAATCTCTGAAACGCCGAATAGAAACCTGGCGTGTATTTCTCGTTGCACTATATCCAGTTTTAATATGGACAGAACCTTGGTATCCTGCCCCAATTATTGGAACTATTAGCACCATATTTAT ATTGTACTGGTACTGGGACCCACCAATCATCACCagcatttctttattttttatgctaGCAAGTTTGATTGACTATATTGTTCCCAGAATCACTATGTCAATCTCTCATCCACAGCATTGGACGGCAGCCAAAG aaaaacagtttgaAATAATATGTGAATCTCTAGTTAAAACACAAGACAACATCTGCAAACAGATAGCATACTTAATGGATCTCAAAGAAAAACGGCCTAAAATG TACTTCCTGTctctgttttcattttgtacTCTTTTAGCTTGGATAGGCTATACTGTGAACAACCGGATTATATGTCTTACCCTAG taaCACTCATTGCATTGTACCCTGGTGTCAAACACAATGGAGTatcaaaaaaaattctttcggTATTTTTGAACCGAATCACAGACGGAATACGATCGTACACAGAAAAGAATTCTGTCAAAAGTAACTGA
- the LOC116926250 gene encoding WW domain-binding protein 2: protein MSLNTAHANNGVLIYSGECILLYCDNVVMEFSGQDKPEFKGDKAGRLYLTTHRMIFNNSNAKDPLLSFSFPFCTMKNVELEQPMFGANYIKGKVRAQPNGGWIGEVKFKLHFKHGGAIEYGQAMLQAAGLTKRNHQYTDEPPAYQPPTGPWHDAAPPTYSPPSGYYGWVPPPSDAFPNAPPANSVYMTDMPPPYPGINTGGYTPSAHDAKAAEAAASGTAYYDPNTHYAYVPPAYSNEAPPSYEESKEKKYK from the exons ATGTCTCTGAATACAGCCCACGCAAACAATGGTGTGCTTATTTATTCTGGAGAATG cATCCTGTTGTACTGTGATAACGTCGTCATGGAGTTTAGCGGACAAGATAAACCAGAATTTAAGGGTGATAAAGCAGGAAGGCTTTATTTGACAACACACAGGATGATTTTTAACAATTCAAATGCAAAGGATCCTCTTCTTAGTTTCAGCTTTCCATTTTGCACTATGAAAAAT GTTGAATTAGAGCAACCAATGTTTGGAGCAAACTACATCAAAGGCAAAGTACGTGCACAGCCCAATGGTGGATGGATAGGAGAAGTCAAGTTCAAGCTCCACTTCAAACATGGTGGTGCCATTGAATATGGTCAAGCAATGTTGCAGGCTGCTGGATTAA CAAAACGTAATCATCAGTACACTGATGAACCACCAGCCTATCAGCCACCCACTGGACCCTGGCATGATGCTGCTCCACCAACCTATTCTCCTCCAAGTGGCTACTATGGGTGGGTACCTCCACCATCTGATGCATTTCCTAATGCTCCTCCTG CAAATTCAGTTTACATGACTGATATGCCTCCACCATATCCTGGAATTAACACTGGTGGATATACACCATCTGCACATG ATGCTAAGGCTGCTGAAGCTGCTGCGAGTGGAACAGCATATTACGACCCTAATACCCATTACGCTTATGTTCCTCCGGCATAC tcgaACGAAGCTCCGCCCAGCTATGAAGAGAGCAAAGAGaagaaatacaaataa
- the LOC116926248 gene encoding hatching enzyme 1.2, with product MMHCSGLMLIVMLVAYSLASPLPKPMPFPEISSLSFLQKSVVDYDRNVQLNLKQADPEVSPGMWEGDIAGLSFDTYYTWRLGLRFEVFPERRWKNATVPYHISHKYSSIDRETIQTALYTIGLMTCIDFVPYDGDAEDYLLIWPVEEPAGCWSFIGRTGGQQVLSLQPPDSQGPKCLGGPGKAIHETLHALGIFHEQSRADRDDYVTLNRENVIKPFLHNFAKQSLVNTTYDFEYDYASIMHYGTHFFSAGKDKPTLVPKRRDARIGQRDGLSRTDCYKVNKLYGCFERSPYEKLKYESFCDILGL from the exons atgatg CACTGCAGCGGATTGATGTTAATTGTTATGCTAGTTGCGTATTCGCTGGCAAGTCCTCTGCCAAAGCCAATGCCATTCCCAGAAATTTCTTCACTTTCGTTCCTGCAAAAGTCCG TCGTTGACTATGATCGAAATGTACAGCTTAACCTGAAACAAGCGGACCCGGAGGTTAGCCCGGGGATGTGGGAAGGAGATATTGCCGGATTATCGTTTGAC ACGTATTATACTTGGCGTTTAGGACTCAGATTTGAAGTCTTTCCCGAAAGGCGCTGGAAGAATGCCACAGTCCCCTATCACATCAGCCACAAATACA gCTCTATCGATAGAGAAACCATACAAACCGCTTTGTATACCATCGGCTTGATGACCTGCATCGATTTCGTCCCATACGACGGAGATGCAGAAGATTATTTGCTTATTTGGCCTGTAGAGGAACCAGCCGG TTGCTGGTCGTTCATCGGTAGGACGGGAGGGCAGCAGGTTCTGTCCCTACAGCCGCCAGATAGTCAAG GTCCGAAGTGTCTCGGAGGGCCAGGAAAAGCTATTCATGAAACGCTTCACGCCTTAGGTATCTTTCACGAGCAATCACGAGCCGACCGGGACGACTACGTAACACTCAACCGGGAAAATGTCATAAAGC CATTCTTGCACAACTTTGCCAAACAGAGTTTGGTTAACACGACCTACGATTTCGAGTACGACTACGCATCCATTATGCACTACGGAACCCATTTTTTTAG TGCGGGAAAAGATAAACCGACTTTGGTGCCGAAACGTCGCGATGCCAGGATTGGTCAACGCGATGGATTGAGCCGGACTGATTGCTATAAAGTGAACAAGCTCTACGGATGCTTTGAACGTTCTCCTTACGAAAAACTCAAGTACGAATCTTTCTGCGACATCCTAGGTCTTTGA
- the LOC116926253 gene encoding LOW QUALITY PROTEIN: ER lumen protein-retaining receptor (The sequence of the model RefSeq protein was modified relative to this genomic sequence to represent the inferred CDS: substituted 3 bases at 3 genomic stop codons) → MNIFRLLGDISHLLAIVILLLKIWKTRSCAGISGKSQFLFALVYTTRYLDLLTNYVSLYNSFMKVVFIATSYGTLYLMYVKFRATYDRNHDTFRXRFLXHAXWNLLLIPVAALALLFNHEFSVMEVLWAFSIYLEAVAILPQLFMVSKTGEAESITSHYLFALGSYRALYILNWIYRYYGESFQDWIAVIAGIVQTILYCDFFYLYITKVLKGKKLQLPA, encoded by the exons ATGAACATCTTCCGACTGTTGGGAGATATTTCTCACCTCCTAGCTATTGTCATTCTTCTGTTGAAGATATGGAAGACCCGCTCGTGTGCAG GTATTTCTGGTAAGTctcaatttttgtttgccttGGTCTACACAACCCGGTACTTGGATTTGTTGACAAACTATGTCTCCCTGTACAACTCTTTCATGAAG GTGGTATTCATCGCTACATCCTATGGCACCCTTTATTTAATGTATGTTAAATTTAGAGCTACTTATGACCGAAACCATGACACATTCAGGTAAAGATTTTTATAACATGCAT AGTGGAACTTGTTGCTGATTCCTGTTGCTGCTTTAGCTCTTCTTTttaaccatgagttttctgTCATGGAAGTGCTATGGGCTTTCTCCATCTACCTAGAAGCAGTTGCTATCTTGCCTCAGCTTTTCATGGTTTCTAAG ACGGGTGAGGCTGAATCTATCACATCACACTACTTGTTTGCTTTGGGTTCATACCGTGCCCTCTACATCTTAAACTGGATCTACCGTTACTATGGAGAGAGCTTCCAAGACTGGATTGCTGTTATAGCTGGCATCGTTCAAACTATTTTGTACTGCGACTTCTTCTACCTCTACATAACCAAAG TTCTCAAAGGAAAGAAACTGCAACTCCCAgcataa
- the LOC116926240 gene encoding phosphatidylinositol 4-kinase type 2-alpha isoform X1, producing MSSVNNTRTELLVDVELVSVEAISTTLVENSSTEEQPLHQNNRNHSNGAVVKSYQSTAATNKTRTTSSTSDDSALLPDVGYSTIQNSTRGVQEYQPLLNSRMDIDMTFNYFPDDPQFNDIIRAAELAIEHGIYPERIYQGSSGSYFVKDAEEKIIGVFKPKDEEPYGRLNPKWTKWLHSLCCPCLFGRSCLVPNQGYLSEAGASIVDQKLGLNVVPRTKVVMLVSETFNYSRIDREKSHVKKLVSDHFPSVGRRFHRIGLPPKVGSFQLFVEGYKDADYWLRRWESDPLPETIKKSFQFQFEKLVILDFIIRNTDRGNDNWLIKYEKPEVKTTNEEQDDWSIVKLPEVKIAAIDNGLAFPFKHPDSWRAYPFHWAWLPYAKTPFSTEIKELILPLISDMNVVQDLCDELYAIFKEDKGFDRHMFERQMGVMRGQLLNLSQALKDGKSPVQLVQMPPVIVERSKGHVGTTAAFRNFSDTFTQRFQYKGPVFSWW from the exons ATGTCTTCAGTGAACAACACTCGGACTGAGCTTCTAGTCGACGTTGAATTGGTTTCTGTAGAAGCAATTTCGACTACCCTTGTAGAAAACAGCTCGACCGAAGAACAGCCGTTACATCAGAATAATCGCAATCATTCTAACGGCGCAGTTGTAAAAAGCTATCAATCCACTGCAGCAACCAACAAAACCAGAACCACATCCTCAACTTCAGATGATTCAGCTTTGCTGCCTGACGTTGGATACAGCACCATACAAA ATTCAACTAGAGGTGTTCAGGAATATCAACCATTGTTGAACAGTAGAATGGACATCGATAtgacatttaattattttcctG ATGATCCTCAGTTCAATGATATTATCAGGGCAGCTGAGCTTGCAATTGAACATGGGATCTACCCAGAGCGGATATATCAAGGATCTTCTGGCAGTTACTTTGTAAAAGATGCTGAAGAA AAAATTATTGGTGTGTTCAAGCCAAAAGATGAAGAACCTTATGGCCGTTTGAACCCAAAATGGACCAAATGGCTTCATAGTTTGTGCTGCCCCTGTTTATTTGGGCGATCGTGTTTGGTACCCAATCAGGGCTATCTGTCAGAAGCAGGAGCCTCCATTGTTGACCAAAAACTGGGACTCAATGTCGTGCCAAGGACCAAAGTTGTCATGCTCGTCAGTGAAACCTTCAATTATTCTAGAATAGATCGAGAAAAATCACATGTAAAAAAACTAGTCTCCGATCATTTCCCTAGCGTTGGGAGGCGGTTTCATCGCATCGGATTACCACCTAAA GTGGGCTCCTTTCAGCTCTTTGTTGAAGGATATAAAGATGCGGACTACTGGCTACGGCGTTGGGAGTCCGACCCACTTCCtgaaacgataaaaaaaagctTTCAATTTCAGTTTGAGAAGTTAGTTATTCTTGATTTCATTATTCGCAATACCGATCGGGGCAACGACAACTGGTTAATAAAGTATGAGAAACCTGAAGTCAAAACCACTAATGAGGAG CAGGATGACTGGTCTATTGTGAAGTTGCCGGAAGTGAAGATTGCCGCCATTGATAATGGTTTGGCGTTCCCATTTAAGCATCCAGATTCATGGAGAGCGTACCCTTTCCATTGGGCCTGGCTGCCGTACGCTAAAACACCATTTTCGACCGAGATAAAGGAGTTAATATTACCCTTGATTTCCGACATGAATGTCGTCCAGGATTTGTGTGATGAACTCTACGCGATTTTCAAG GAGGACAAGGGGTTTGATCGTCATATGTTTGAACGCCAAATGGGCGTAATGCGAGGACAGTTACTAAACCTGAGCCAAGCTTTGAAAGATGGCAAGTCTCCAGTTCAGCTAGTCCAGATGCCTCCAGTCATCGTGGAAAG ATCTAAGGGTCATGTTGGAACTACCGCTGCATTTCGGAACTTCAGCGATACTTTTACTCAGCGTTTTCAGTATAAAGGCCCGGTATTTTCTTGGTGGTAG
- the LOC116926240 gene encoding phosphatidylinositol 4-kinase type 2-alpha isoform X2, with protein sequence MSSVNNTRTELLVDVELVSVEAISTTLVENSSTEEQPLHQNNRNHSNGAVVKSYQSTAATNKTRTTSSTSDDSALLPDVGYSTIQNSTRGVQEYQPLLNSRMDIDMTFNYFPDDPQFNDIIRAAELAIEHGIYPERIYQGSSGSYFVKDAEEKIIGVFKPKDEEPYGRLNPKWTKWLHSLCCPCLFGRSCLVPNQGYLSEAGASIVDQKLGLNVVPRTKVVMLVSETFNYSRIDREKSHVKKLVSDHFPSVGRRFHRIGLPPKVGSFQLFVEGYKDADYWLRRWESDPLPETIKKSFQFQFEKLVILDFIIRNTDRGNDNWLIKYEKPEVKTTNEEDDWSIVKLPEVKIAAIDNGLAFPFKHPDSWRAYPFHWAWLPYAKTPFSTEIKELILPLISDMNVVQDLCDELYAIFKEDKGFDRHMFERQMGVMRGQLLNLSQALKDGKSPVQLVQMPPVIVERSKGHVGTTAAFRNFSDTFTQRFQYKGPVFSWW encoded by the exons ATGTCTTCAGTGAACAACACTCGGACTGAGCTTCTAGTCGACGTTGAATTGGTTTCTGTAGAAGCAATTTCGACTACCCTTGTAGAAAACAGCTCGACCGAAGAACAGCCGTTACATCAGAATAATCGCAATCATTCTAACGGCGCAGTTGTAAAAAGCTATCAATCCACTGCAGCAACCAACAAAACCAGAACCACATCCTCAACTTCAGATGATTCAGCTTTGCTGCCTGACGTTGGATACAGCACCATACAAA ATTCAACTAGAGGTGTTCAGGAATATCAACCATTGTTGAACAGTAGAATGGACATCGATAtgacatttaattattttcctG ATGATCCTCAGTTCAATGATATTATCAGGGCAGCTGAGCTTGCAATTGAACATGGGATCTACCCAGAGCGGATATATCAAGGATCTTCTGGCAGTTACTTTGTAAAAGATGCTGAAGAA AAAATTATTGGTGTGTTCAAGCCAAAAGATGAAGAACCTTATGGCCGTTTGAACCCAAAATGGACCAAATGGCTTCATAGTTTGTGCTGCCCCTGTTTATTTGGGCGATCGTGTTTGGTACCCAATCAGGGCTATCTGTCAGAAGCAGGAGCCTCCATTGTTGACCAAAAACTGGGACTCAATGTCGTGCCAAGGACCAAAGTTGTCATGCTCGTCAGTGAAACCTTCAATTATTCTAGAATAGATCGAGAAAAATCACATGTAAAAAAACTAGTCTCCGATCATTTCCCTAGCGTTGGGAGGCGGTTTCATCGCATCGGATTACCACCTAAA GTGGGCTCCTTTCAGCTCTTTGTTGAAGGATATAAAGATGCGGACTACTGGCTACGGCGTTGGGAGTCCGACCCACTTCCtgaaacgataaaaaaaagctTTCAATTTCAGTTTGAGAAGTTAGTTATTCTTGATTTCATTATTCGCAATACCGATCGGGGCAACGACAACTGGTTAATAAAGTATGAGAAACCTGAAGTCAAAACCACTAATGAGGAG GATGACTGGTCTATTGTGAAGTTGCCGGAAGTGAAGATTGCCGCCATTGATAATGGTTTGGCGTTCCCATTTAAGCATCCAGATTCATGGAGAGCGTACCCTTTCCATTGGGCCTGGCTGCCGTACGCTAAAACACCATTTTCGACCGAGATAAAGGAGTTAATATTACCCTTGATTTCCGACATGAATGTCGTCCAGGATTTGTGTGATGAACTCTACGCGATTTTCAAG GAGGACAAGGGGTTTGATCGTCATATGTTTGAACGCCAAATGGGCGTAATGCGAGGACAGTTACTAAACCTGAGCCAAGCTTTGAAAGATGGCAAGTCTCCAGTTCAGCTAGTCCAGATGCCTCCAGTCATCGTGGAAAG ATCTAAGGGTCATGTTGGAACTACCGCTGCATTTCGGAACTTCAGCGATACTTTTACTCAGCGTTTTCAGTATAAAGGCCCGGTATTTTCTTGGTGGTAG
- the LOC116926240 gene encoding phosphatidylinositol 4-kinase type 2-alpha isoform X3 — MDIDMTFNYFPDDPQFNDIIRAAELAIEHGIYPERIYQGSSGSYFVKDAEEKIIGVFKPKDEEPYGRLNPKWTKWLHSLCCPCLFGRSCLVPNQGYLSEAGASIVDQKLGLNVVPRTKVVMLVSETFNYSRIDREKSHVKKLVSDHFPSVGRRFHRIGLPPKVGSFQLFVEGYKDADYWLRRWESDPLPETIKKSFQFQFEKLVILDFIIRNTDRGNDNWLIKYEKPEVKTTNEEQDDWSIVKLPEVKIAAIDNGLAFPFKHPDSWRAYPFHWAWLPYAKTPFSTEIKELILPLISDMNVVQDLCDELYAIFKEDKGFDRHMFERQMGVMRGQLLNLSQALKDGKSPVQLVQMPPVIVERSKGHVGTTAAFRNFSDTFTQRFQYKGPVFSWW; from the exons ATGGACATCGATAtgacatttaattattttcctG ATGATCCTCAGTTCAATGATATTATCAGGGCAGCTGAGCTTGCAATTGAACATGGGATCTACCCAGAGCGGATATATCAAGGATCTTCTGGCAGTTACTTTGTAAAAGATGCTGAAGAA AAAATTATTGGTGTGTTCAAGCCAAAAGATGAAGAACCTTATGGCCGTTTGAACCCAAAATGGACCAAATGGCTTCATAGTTTGTGCTGCCCCTGTTTATTTGGGCGATCGTGTTTGGTACCCAATCAGGGCTATCTGTCAGAAGCAGGAGCCTCCATTGTTGACCAAAAACTGGGACTCAATGTCGTGCCAAGGACCAAAGTTGTCATGCTCGTCAGTGAAACCTTCAATTATTCTAGAATAGATCGAGAAAAATCACATGTAAAAAAACTAGTCTCCGATCATTTCCCTAGCGTTGGGAGGCGGTTTCATCGCATCGGATTACCACCTAAA GTGGGCTCCTTTCAGCTCTTTGTTGAAGGATATAAAGATGCGGACTACTGGCTACGGCGTTGGGAGTCCGACCCACTTCCtgaaacgataaaaaaaagctTTCAATTTCAGTTTGAGAAGTTAGTTATTCTTGATTTCATTATTCGCAATACCGATCGGGGCAACGACAACTGGTTAATAAAGTATGAGAAACCTGAAGTCAAAACCACTAATGAGGAG CAGGATGACTGGTCTATTGTGAAGTTGCCGGAAGTGAAGATTGCCGCCATTGATAATGGTTTGGCGTTCCCATTTAAGCATCCAGATTCATGGAGAGCGTACCCTTTCCATTGGGCCTGGCTGCCGTACGCTAAAACACCATTTTCGACCGAGATAAAGGAGTTAATATTACCCTTGATTTCCGACATGAATGTCGTCCAGGATTTGTGTGATGAACTCTACGCGATTTTCAAG GAGGACAAGGGGTTTGATCGTCATATGTTTGAACGCCAAATGGGCGTAATGCGAGGACAGTTACTAAACCTGAGCCAAGCTTTGAAAGATGGCAAGTCTCCAGTTCAGCTAGTCCAGATGCCTCCAGTCATCGTGGAAAG ATCTAAGGGTCATGTTGGAACTACCGCTGCATTTCGGAACTTCAGCGATACTTTTACTCAGCGTTTTCAGTATAAAGGCCCGGTATTTTCTTGGTGGTAG